The following are encoded together in the Elusimicrobiota bacterium genome:
- a CDS encoding thioredoxin family protein, with the protein MNLGEKAPNFALKGVDGKTHSLADFKEARALVVIFSCNHCPYVKAYEERLVAAQADYTLKGVRLVAINSNDAVNYPEDGFAEMVRRAEERGFNFPYLRDETQETARRYGATHTPQLFVFDAERALAYTGKIDDNWQNPEAAARHYLREALDDIAAGRPVRQPQTHAIGCTIKWKK; encoded by the coding sequence ATGAATTTAGGAGAGAAAGCACCCAACTTTGCCCTCAAGGGCGTTGACGGCAAGACTCACTCCTTGGCCGACTTCAAGGAGGCAAGGGCCCTCGTGGTGATCTTCTCATGCAATCACTGCCCCTACGTCAAGGCCTACGAGGAGCGGCTGGTAGCGGCCCAAGCGGATTACACTCTAAAAGGAGTGCGCCTCGTCGCAATCAACTCCAACGACGCCGTCAACTACCCGGAGGACGGCTTTGCGGAGATGGTCCGGCGCGCCGAGGAGCGGGGCTTTAATTTCCCCTACCTCAGGGACGAGACCCAGGAGACGGCCAGGCGCTACGGCGCCACGCACACCCCCCAGCTCTTTGTCTTCGACGCTGAGCGTGCGCTCGCCTACACCGGGAAGATAGACGACAATTGGCAGAACCCCGAGGCCGCGGCCCGGCACTACCTGCGCGAGGCCTTGGACGACATCGCGGCGGGCAGGCCCGTGCGCCAGCCGCAGACCCACGCCATCGGCTGCACCATCAAATGGAAAAAATAG
- a CDS encoding N-acetylmuramoyl-L-alanine amidase: MFILLALAAAAQAAPPVNGVERSTAPISVVWPSEGMTLSPMEGEFILGSVSDPKARFEINGSTVAPHSNGAFLAWLPVHPGTFTFTCSLALKDGATTFQRTIQIASAAPPLAEGPLALDAASLWPKSNADLRPGDWITPRMRASPGHPARYRVGKRPWRPLNEAGPGNYEGAWLAPPGETLKPAPVEYEIGSGWSAKRGKSAGEVSFSSEAPPIAAVKNSGVIKTSPGSGYLLFPMPGTRLVTAGRLGNDVKLSLSPTLEGWMDSKDLELMTEGTPAPRATAGTINTSAAGESTFIRVSLTEKVAFQVEEAPENGTMTLRLFNTVGYVNWIVYDPADPLVRELRWSQEDKTTVAVTARLEPRFTLWGWQASFEGGALKLELRRAPAIDASHPLKGRTIILDPGHMPSAPGAIGPMGSREMDVNFAIAKAAERLLREEGALPVLTRDTPDQEVSLVERPKLAVEKKGDIFVSIHNNALPDGENPFARPRGYSVFYYHPHSLGLSREVHRAYQQRIPLPDENLRYGNLLVARLSAMPAILVESAYMIFPSQEEKLNDPSFQKELAQAIAAGVKSFLGKEAAKQAPTAKPAAQLAPKAALKKAQGPSSKPKKKRP; the protein is encoded by the coding sequence GTGTTCATCCTCCTGGCCTTAGCCGCCGCCGCACAGGCCGCCCCGCCGGTCAACGGGGTGGAGCGCTCCACGGCCCCGATATCCGTGGTCTGGCCGTCCGAAGGGATGACTCTCTCTCCCATGGAAGGGGAATTCATACTAGGCTCGGTCTCGGACCCCAAGGCCCGCTTCGAGATCAACGGCAGCACGGTAGCGCCCCATTCCAACGGGGCCTTCCTGGCGTGGCTGCCCGTCCACCCCGGCACGTTTACCTTCACCTGCTCGCTGGCATTGAAAGATGGCGCCACGACTTTCCAACGGACGATACAAATTGCCTCGGCGGCTCCTCCCTTGGCGGAGGGGCCGCTGGCTCTAGACGCGGCTTCCCTATGGCCGAAGTCAAATGCCGACTTGCGACCAGGAGATTGGATCACTCCCCGCATGCGCGCCAGCCCCGGGCACCCGGCCCGCTACCGAGTGGGCAAACGGCCCTGGCGGCCCCTGAACGAGGCCGGCCCCGGCAATTACGAGGGAGCTTGGCTAGCTCCCCCCGGGGAGACGCTCAAGCCCGCTCCCGTCGAGTACGAGATAGGCTCGGGCTGGTCCGCGAAAAGGGGCAAAAGCGCGGGCGAGGTCTCATTCTCCTCGGAAGCCCCCCCCATCGCGGCGGTGAAAAACTCGGGGGTCATCAAGACAAGCCCAGGATCCGGCTACCTGCTGTTCCCCATGCCGGGCACTCGCCTGGTGACGGCCGGGCGCCTGGGCAATGACGTCAAGCTCAGCCTTTCCCCGACTTTGGAAGGCTGGATGGATTCAAAGGACCTCGAACTCATGACCGAGGGCACGCCTGCGCCCAGGGCTACCGCGGGAACCATCAATACAAGTGCTGCCGGAGAATCCACTTTCATCCGCGTGTCGCTCACGGAGAAAGTCGCCTTCCAGGTCGAGGAAGCTCCGGAGAACGGCACGATGACCTTGCGGCTTTTCAACACGGTGGGCTACGTCAACTGGATCGTTTACGACCCCGCCGATCCCTTGGTGAGGGAGCTGCGCTGGAGCCAGGAGGATAAAACCACCGTGGCCGTGACGGCGCGGCTCGAACCGCGCTTTACCCTTTGGGGCTGGCAGGCGAGCTTCGAGGGCGGAGCCCTCAAGCTCGAATTGCGTCGGGCTCCGGCCATAGATGCCTCCCATCCCCTCAAGGGCCGAACCATCATCCTCGACCCCGGCCACATGCCCTCGGCACCGGGCGCCATCGGGCCCATGGGAAGCCGGGAGATGGATGTCAATTTCGCCATCGCCAAGGCGGCGGAGCGCCTCCTGCGCGAGGAGGGGGCCCTTCCCGTCCTCACGCGCGACACCCCGGACCAAGAGGTCTCCCTCGTGGAGCGCCCGAAGCTCGCGGTTGAGAAGAAGGGGGACATATTCGTCAGCATCCACAACAACGCGCTCCCCGACGGCGAGAACCCCTTCGCCCGGCCCCGGGGATACTCGGTGTTCTACTATCACCCCCATAGCCTGGGCCTCTCCCGGGAGGTCCACCGCGCCTACCAGCAGAGGATTCCCCTACCCGACGAGAACCTGCGCTACGGCAACCTTTTGGTGGCTCGGCTCTCGGCCATGCCGGCCATACTCGTCGAGTCGGCCTACATGATATTCCCCTCGCAGGAAGAGAAATTGAACGACCCTTCCTTCCAGAAGGAGCTTGCCCAAGCCATAGCGGCCGGAGTCAAGTCCTTCCTGGGAAAAGAGGCGGCCAAACAAGCGCCGACGGCGAAACCAGCAGCCCAGCTCGCGCCCAAGGCCGCCCTCAAGAAAGCCCAAGGCCCCTCCTCAAAGCCAAAAAAGAAGCGTCCATGA
- a CDS encoding C40 family peptidase, with product MSYSLVHRTPLDVAGSKTEGLRPVPFEEGLFAASGPQALLESPILEAPFPFGDLAGSWDAVVPQGGSLEMQAQVRAGGDWSPWFSLGRAEGERFFSADRQESGFGWVNVDTLKLKRPASAMRYRFILKGGSRPVLLRLAAATVSDSEPAALGAFRPGPWVRELKGRRLSVGIAAADLWSSPRQGEHLSQLLYGEQTSIMEVKGNWVRVMALEQGHFSAGGKWRGYSGWIRADSLRFGPAPGPNAVVSTRQALAHTGEKTVVFSLGTRLLRVSQSGKSSVVRLLDGSLAEMDSADLSPTPFPVKLNVRARIIKSAELFLGANYYWGGRSGVQADPGLGVDCSGLVSLAYRACGMDLPRDAHDQKLKSAPVSRRELRPADLVFLSGGASSRKITHVMIYTGGDGLIESRQNPGKTLRSSFQERFRKPRSEIESGDILTDYSLPKPRLRRIFFGAFLKD from the coding sequence ATGAGCTACAGCCTAGTCCATCGCACGCCCTTGGACGTCGCGGGCTCCAAGACCGAGGGGCTGCGCCCCGTCCCATTCGAGGAAGGGCTATTCGCCGCGAGCGGCCCCCAGGCCCTGCTGGAATCCCCGATCTTGGAGGCCCCCTTCCCATTCGGGGATTTGGCGGGCTCCTGGGATGCGGTGGTCCCCCAAGGGGGCTCCCTTGAGATGCAAGCCCAAGTACGCGCGGGAGGCGACTGGTCCCCCTGGTTCAGCCTGGGCCGCGCCGAGGGCGAACGTTTTTTTTCCGCAGACAGGCAGGAGAGCGGCTTCGGCTGGGTGAACGTAGACACATTGAAGCTCAAGCGTCCCGCGAGCGCCATGCGCTACCGATTCATTCTCAAGGGGGGCTCCCGACCCGTGCTTTTGCGCCTGGCCGCGGCGACCGTCTCGGATTCGGAACCCGCGGCCTTGGGCGCCTTCCGGCCGGGCCCCTGGGTGCGCGAGCTCAAGGGGCGGAGGCTCTCGGTCGGGATCGCCGCCGCGGACCTATGGTCCAGTCCCCGGCAAGGGGAGCATCTTTCCCAGCTCCTGTACGGCGAACAGACCTCCATCATGGAAGTGAAAGGCAATTGGGTGCGGGTCATGGCCCTGGAACAGGGCCATTTTTCGGCCGGCGGAAAATGGCGGGGCTATTCCGGCTGGATTCGGGCCGACTCCCTGCGCTTTGGACCCGCGCCGGGGCCCAACGCCGTGGTCTCGACGCGGCAGGCCCTGGCCCATACGGGCGAGAAAACCGTGGTTTTCTCTCTGGGCACCAGGCTGCTGAGGGTTTCCCAGTCGGGGAAATCCTCCGTGGTGCGCCTCTTGGACGGGAGTCTTGCCGAGATGGATTCGGCCGACCTCAGCCCCACCCCTTTCCCAGTGAAACTGAATGTTCGGGCCCGCATCATTAAATCGGCGGAGCTCTTCTTGGGCGCAAATTACTACTGGGGAGGCCGCTCGGGCGTCCAGGCCGACCCGGGGCTGGGGGTGGACTGCTCGGGGCTGGTGAGCCTCGCCTACCGGGCCTGCGGGATGGACCTGCCCAGAGACGCCCATGACCAGAAGCTCAAAAGCGCCCCGGTTTCAAGGCGTGAACTGCGCCCCGCGGATCTGGTTTTCTTGAGCGGCGGCGCTTCCTCCCGGAAAATCACCCATGTCATGATCTACACCGGTGGAGACGGGCTCATCGAAAGCCGACAGAATCCCGGCAAGACCTTGCGCTCCTCGTTCCAGGAGAGATTCAGAAAGCCCCGGAGCGAAATCGAGTCGGGAGATATCCTGACAGACTATTCTTTGCCCAAGCCCCGCCTGCGCCGGATATTTTTCGGTGCCTTCCTCAAGGACTGA
- a CDS encoding ferredoxin family protein, with the protein MAHVIGEACLGEVYAACVDVCPVECIHPGDYQGQKFMIIDPEVCIDCGVCLPECPIGAIVGSVDENPEWAKVNAELTTQFKGNPKVTPRPPNDPPLKATNKLVK; encoded by the coding sequence ATGGCGCACGTCATCGGCGAAGCTTGTTTGGGCGAGGTCTACGCGGCCTGCGTGGACGTCTGCCCCGTGGAATGCATCCATCCCGGAGATTACCAAGGCCAAAAGTTCATGATCATAGACCCGGAGGTCTGCATCGACTGCGGCGTCTGCCTGCCGGAGTGCCCGATCGGCGCAATCGTGGGCTCGGTGGACGAGAACCCGGAATGGGCCAAGGTCAACGCGGAGCTGACCACGCAATTCAAGGGAAACCCCAAGGTCACCCCGCGCCCGCCCAACGACCCGCCGCTCAAAGCCACCAACAAGCTCGTCAAATAG
- the gcvT gene encoding glycine cleavage system aminomethyltransferase GcvT: MTFATQPRRTALYDAHKALGARLVDFHGWELPIQYQGILKEHQAVRSSCGIFDVSHMGQIWARGPQALAFLQKTNTNDVSRIGPGKAVYSHLPNERGGVVDDVIISCLAPDRYLIVVNAATLEKDFRWLQAQAQGFKVELENASDLYGMVAVQGPEASRLMGLDFPQVQDLPRFGALELSIFDQPGVITRTGYTGEDGFEIIAPAEIISRVWDDMLAKGRSFGLMPCGLGARDTLRLEAGYLLYGQDIDEDHTSFEADYGWVVKLEKGDFIGKQALLMHKREGLKRRLTGIKLLEPGVPRAGAEVLVEGEVCGALCSATFSPSLQAGIGVGYLSRPDLGPGAQVEVKIHGRQVPAEIVKPPFYSRGTKNAKA, translated from the coding sequence GTGACGTTCGCCACGCAACCGCGCCGGACCGCTTTATACGACGCCCATAAGGCCTTGGGCGCGCGCCTCGTGGATTTCCACGGCTGGGAGCTTCCCATCCAGTACCAGGGCATCCTCAAGGAACACCAGGCCGTGCGCTCCTCGTGCGGCATATTCGACGTTTCCCACATGGGGCAGATCTGGGCCCGCGGCCCGCAGGCCTTGGCGTTCCTCCAAAAGACGAACACCAACGACGTCTCCCGCATCGGTCCGGGCAAGGCCGTGTATTCCCACCTGCCCAATGAGAGGGGCGGGGTCGTGGACGACGTCATCATCTCCTGCCTGGCTCCTGACCGTTACCTCATCGTGGTCAATGCCGCCACGCTGGAGAAGGACTTCCGATGGCTTCAAGCCCAGGCGCAAGGCTTCAAGGTCGAGCTAGAGAACGCGAGCGACCTCTACGGCATGGTCGCGGTCCAGGGGCCCGAGGCCTCCCGCCTCATGGGGCTCGATTTCCCCCAGGTGCAGGATTTGCCGAGGTTCGGGGCCTTGGAGCTTTCCATTTTCGACCAGCCCGGGGTGATCACCCGCACCGGTTATACCGGGGAGGACGGTTTCGAGATCATCGCCCCGGCCGAAATCATTTCCCGGGTCTGGGACGACATGCTGGCCAAGGGGCGCTCCTTCGGGCTTATGCCCTGCGGCCTGGGCGCACGCGACACCTTGCGCTTGGAGGCCGGGTACCTGCTCTACGGCCAGGACATAGACGAGGACCACACCAGTTTCGAGGCGGATTACGGCTGGGTGGTCAAGCTTGAGAAAGGCGATTTCATAGGAAAGCAAGCCCTCCTCATGCATAAGAGAGAAGGGCTCAAAAGGCGCCTTACCGGGATCAAGCTCCTGGAGCCCGGTGTGCCCAGGGCCGGGGCCGAGGTCCTGGTCGAGGGGGAGGTTTGCGGGGCCTTGTGCAGCGCCACCTTCTCTCCGAGCCTCCAGGCCGGGATCGGCGTTGGCTACCTTTCCCGTCCGGATCTGGGGCCTGGAGCCCAAGTGGAGGTCAAGATTCACGGCCGCCAGGTCCCGGCCGAGATCGTGAAGCCCCCTTTTTACAGCCGAGGAACGAAAAATGCCAAAGCCTAA
- the gcvH gene encoding glycine cleavage system protein GcvH: MPKPKSCRFMKSHEWACLKDGKVLVGISDHAQKEITDVVFVELPKVGRQARQGEAVCVVESVKAAFDIYAPASGRIAAVNEALAKDPALINRSPHEEGWLFQIEPSASAELEALMSADQYEEFLKTDAGHASH, encoded by the coding sequence ATGCCAAAGCCTAAATCCTGCCGTTTCATGAAATCCCACGAGTGGGCCTGCCTCAAGGACGGCAAGGTCCTGGTCGGAATCTCGGACCACGCCCAGAAGGAGATCACGGACGTGGTCTTCGTGGAGTTGCCCAAGGTCGGGCGCCAGGCGCGCCAGGGCGAGGCCGTATGCGTGGTGGAATCGGTGAAGGCGGCCTTCGACATCTACGCACCGGCCTCGGGCCGGATCGCGGCCGTCAACGAGGCCCTGGCCAAGGACCCCGCCTTGATCAATCGCTCGCCCCACGAGGAGGGCTGGCTGTTCCAGATCGAGCCCAGCGCTTCCGCCGAGCTCGAGGCCCTCATGAGCGCGGATCAATACGAGGAATTCTTAAAAACAGACGCCGGGCATGCCAGCCACTAA
- the gcvP gene encoding aminomethyl-transferring glycine dehydrogenase, which produces MPATKTAVEPGLTLPESRCPAEDLFLSRHLGPSPEEQGEMLRFLGYPNLEALIEAVVPASIRLKKDLSLPQALSEAEALKRLRELAGKNKIFRSYIGMGYSNCVTPPVIQRNILENPGWYTAYTPYQAEISQGRLEALLNFQTMVMDLTGLAVANASLLDEGTAAAEAMSLARAAAQGSSKLFFAAEDCHPQTLEVVRTRARALGLEVCVGDPAAFDFSRKPFGVLLQYPATDGRIRDYSALCAKAREAGALAIVAADLLSLTLLKSPGELGADIAVGSAQRFGVPLGYGGPHAAYFAVKDAYKRQMPGRVVGVSKDSAGSPALRLALQTREQHIRREKATSNICTAQVLLAVTASMYAVYHGPRGLERIARRVHALAVLLAEGLRRLGHRVGEEPFFDTVAVRLADEPARKILKVALERGINLRVLPGAVTIALDETVSERDVRELWGVFSLGKPVPFAPEDLMPALPEVIPAGLKRSTPYLAHPVFNSYRSETEMLRYLKRLEAKDLSLTASMIPLGSCTMKLNAASEMLPITWPELNQLHPFAPADQAQGYRALFKDLESWLAEITGFAAVSLQPNAGSQGEYAGLLVISRYHEARGESRRKVCLIPQSAHGTNPASAAMAGFAIVPVATSPQGDIDLSDLKAKAREHAADLAALMVTYPSTFGVFEEGIKDICEVVHSHGGLVYMDGANMNAQVGLCRPGDIGADVCHLNLHKTFCIPHGGGGPGMGPIAVAKHLSEYLPRHPAAPVGGAQGIGPVSAAPWGSASILSISWSYIAQMGPEGLRRASEIAILNANYAAKRLSSAYPVLFKGRSGLVAHECILDLRAFKASADIQVEDVAKRLMDYGFHAPTVSWPISGTFMVEPTESESKGELDRFCEALLSIRREIAEVEEGKADRADNCLKNSPHTALEAVGDSWRHPYSREKAVCPAPWTRQRKFWPPVGRIDGAYGDRNFICSCNSVTVT; this is translated from the coding sequence ATGCCAGCCACTAAAACAGCCGTCGAGCCGGGCCTGACTCTCCCGGAGAGCCGCTGCCCCGCGGAGGACTTGTTCCTCTCGCGGCATTTGGGCCCGAGCCCGGAGGAGCAGGGCGAGATGCTCCGCTTCCTGGGCTATCCCAACCTCGAGGCCCTCATCGAGGCCGTGGTCCCGGCCTCCATCCGGCTTAAGAAAGACTTGAGCCTTCCCCAGGCCTTGAGCGAGGCCGAGGCCTTGAAGCGCTTGCGGGAACTCGCCGGCAAAAACAAGATTTTCCGCTCCTATATCGGGATGGGCTACTCCAACTGCGTCACCCCTCCCGTGATCCAGCGCAATATCCTGGAAAATCCCGGCTGGTACACGGCTTACACTCCCTACCAGGCCGAAATATCGCAGGGGCGATTGGAGGCTCTCCTCAATTTCCAGACCATGGTCATGGATTTGACCGGCCTCGCGGTGGCCAACGCCTCTCTTCTCGACGAGGGTACCGCCGCCGCCGAGGCCATGTCTCTGGCCCGCGCGGCCGCCCAGGGATCCTCCAAGCTTTTCTTCGCGGCCGAGGACTGCCATCCGCAGACCCTCGAGGTCGTGCGCACCCGGGCCCGGGCCTTGGGGCTGGAGGTCTGCGTCGGCGACCCCGCGGCCTTCGATTTTTCTAGGAAGCCCTTCGGCGTCCTCCTACAGTATCCCGCGACCGACGGCAGGATACGGGATTATTCCGCCTTGTGCGCCAAGGCCCGCGAGGCCGGGGCTCTCGCCATCGTGGCCGCTGATCTCTTGAGTCTGACGCTCCTCAAGTCCCCGGGAGAACTCGGCGCCGACATCGCGGTGGGAAGCGCCCAGCGCTTCGGCGTGCCGTTGGGCTACGGCGGCCCGCACGCGGCCTATTTCGCGGTGAAGGACGCCTACAAGCGCCAGATGCCGGGACGAGTGGTCGGGGTTTCCAAGGACTCGGCGGGGAGTCCCGCCCTGCGCCTGGCCCTGCAGACGCGAGAGCAGCATATCCGCCGAGAGAAGGCCACGAGCAACATCTGCACGGCCCAGGTGCTCTTGGCCGTCACCGCCAGCATGTACGCGGTCTATCACGGCCCCCGGGGCCTGGAGCGCATCGCGCGGCGCGTGCACGCCCTTGCTGTGCTCCTGGCCGAGGGCTTGAGGCGCCTGGGCCACCGGGTGGGCGAGGAGCCTTTCTTTGACACGGTCGCGGTGCGGCTTGCCGACGAGCCGGCCCGGAAGATCCTGAAGGTGGCCCTGGAACGGGGCATCAACCTTCGCGTCCTTCCCGGAGCCGTCACGATCGCGCTCGACGAGACCGTCTCGGAAAGGGACGTGCGCGAGCTGTGGGGGGTTTTCTCTTTGGGGAAGCCCGTTCCCTTCGCTCCGGAGGATCTCATGCCGGCTCTTCCGGAGGTGATTCCAGCGGGGCTCAAGCGCTCGACGCCTTATCTCGCCCATCCGGTTTTCAACAGCTATCGCTCCGAGACGGAGATGCTGCGCTACTTAAAGCGCCTGGAGGCCAAGGATCTCTCCTTGACCGCCTCGATGATCCCCCTGGGCTCCTGCACCATGAAGCTCAACGCGGCTTCCGAGATGCTTCCCATCACCTGGCCGGAGTTGAACCAACTCCACCCCTTCGCCCCCGCGGACCAGGCCCAGGGTTACCGGGCCTTGTTCAAGGATTTGGAGTCGTGGCTGGCCGAGATCACGGGGTTTGCCGCGGTCTCCCTTCAGCCCAACGCCGGCTCCCAGGGGGAATACGCGGGACTGCTCGTCATCTCCCGCTACCATGAGGCGCGCGGCGAGAGCCGGCGAAAGGTCTGCCTCATTCCCCAGTCGGCCCACGGCACCAACCCGGCCTCGGCCGCCATGGCGGGATTTGCGATCGTGCCCGTGGCCACGAGCCCGCAGGGAGACATAGATCTCTCGGACCTCAAGGCCAAGGCGCGCGAGCACGCGGCGGATTTGGCCGCGCTCATGGTCACCTACCCCTCGACTTTTGGGGTCTTCGAGGAGGGCATCAAGGATATCTGCGAGGTCGTGCACTCCCACGGGGGGCTGGTCTACATGGACGGGGCCAACATGAACGCCCAGGTGGGGCTCTGCCGGCCGGGAGACATAGGCGCGGATGTCTGCCACTTGAATCTTCACAAGACTTTCTGCATCCCCCACGGCGGCGGCGGGCCCGGGATGGGCCCCATCGCCGTGGCCAAGCATCTGTCCGAGTACCTGCCCCGCCATCCTGCGGCACCCGTGGGTGGCGCGCAAGGGATCGGCCCGGTCTCGGCCGCGCCCTGGGGCTCGGCCTCTATCCTCTCCATTTCCTGGTCCTACATCGCCCAGATGGGCCCCGAGGGCCTGCGCCGCGCCTCGGAAATCGCGATCCTGAACGCCAACTACGCGGCCAAGAGGCTCTCCTCGGCTTATCCCGTGCTTTTCAAGGGGCGCTCGGGCCTGGTGGCGCATGAATGCATCCTGGACCTGCGCGCCTTCAAGGCCTCGGCCGATATCCAGGTCGAGGACGTGGCCAAGAGGCTCATGGACTACGGCTTCCATGCCCCCACGGTTTCCTGGCCGATTTCCGGCACTTTCATGGTCGAGCCCACCGAGAGCGAATCCAAGGGAGAGCTCGACCGCTTTTGCGAGGCCCTCTTGTCCATCCGGCGCGAGATCGCCGAGGTCGAGGAGGGCAAGGCCGACCGCGCCGACAACTGCCTCAAGAATTCTCCCCACACCGCCCTCGAGGCGGTCGGCGATTCGTGGCGGCACCCCTATTCGCGGGAAAAGGCCGTTTGCCCGGCCCCCTGGACGCGGCAGCGCAAATTTTGGCCGCCCGTGGGCCGCATCGACGGGGCCTATGGAGACCGCAACTTCATCTGCTCGTGCAATTCGGTGACAGTTACTTAA
- a CDS encoding Lrp/AsnC ligand binding domain-containing protein produces the protein MRAFVLCRLSPGKEQKAIQNIRAVQGVSEVFVTFGSWDVILSAEADTMDKLCGLVVSRVRGVDGVSSTETLVTTNL, from the coding sequence ATGAGAGCTTTCGTGCTGTGCAGGCTGTCGCCGGGCAAGGAGCAGAAGGCCATTCAAAATATCCGCGCGGTGCAGGGGGTCAGCGAGGTGTTCGTGACCTTCGGGAGCTGGGACGTGATCCTGAGCGCCGAGGCCGACACCATGGACAAGCTCTGCGGCCTGGTCGTCAGCCGCGTGCGCGGCGTGGACGGGGTCTCGAGCACCGAGACCTTGGTCACCACGAACCTTTAG
- a CDS encoding response regulator translates to MTAEGGLARPQDKLVMVIDDDESVRELLEFIVVKEGFKVCSASDGEEGVNKIQELIPDLVILDLMLPRYGGFEVLRQLQTGATAGIPIVVITGRYTDRTTAEMIRQESNVMDFLEKPIKPQVLGVTLHKILKTAPPELSGGTGS, encoded by the coding sequence ATGACGGCTGAGGGAGGGCTGGCGCGGCCCCAGGATAAGCTCGTAATGGTCATTGACGACGATGAGAGCGTGCGGGAGCTCCTGGAGTTCATCGTGGTCAAGGAGGGCTTCAAGGTGTGTTCGGCCTCGGATGGGGAGGAGGGTGTCAACAAGATACAAGAGCTGATCCCGGATCTGGTCATCCTGGACTTGATGCTTCCGCGCTACGGCGGATTCGAGGTTTTGCGCCAACTGCAGACCGGCGCCACGGCCGGGATACCCATCGTCGTCATCACCGGGCGCTACACGGATCGGACCACGGCGGAGATGATCCGGCAGGAGTCGAACGTCATGGATTTTTTGGAGAAGCCCATCAAGCCGCAGGTGCTGGGCGTGACCTTGCACAAAATACTCAAGACCGCCCCGCCGGAGCTGTCAGGCGGCACAGGAAGCTAA
- a CDS encoding response regulator — protein MEQNPEFALPVLADPAGKLVLLVDDDESLLDLMEHVVRKEGFRTDRAADGVEAIRKVEALNPDLIILDFMLPKKGGYEVLRDLQAGGRGQIPVIVITGRHMDRKNVDMMRLEPNVREFIEKPLRPAIMASLIHNLLKTRPPDINRASGRGPMSGGIS, from the coding sequence GTGGAACAAAACCCGGAATTCGCCCTGCCCGTCTTGGCCGACCCGGCCGGGAAGCTCGTTCTTCTCGTGGATGACGACGAAAGCCTCCTCGACCTCATGGAGCACGTGGTCCGCAAGGAGGGCTTCCGCACGGACCGGGCCGCCGACGGGGTCGAGGCCATCCGCAAAGTCGAGGCCTTGAATCCCGACCTCATCATCTTGGATTTCATGCTGCCCAAAAAGGGCGGCTACGAGGTTCTGCGCGATCTTCAGGCCGGAGGCCGCGGGCAGATCCCCGTAATCGTGATCACCGGCCGCCACATGGACCGCAAGAACGTCGACATGATGCGCTTGGAGCCGAACGTCCGGGAATTCATCGAAAAGCCCCTGCGCCCGGCCATCATGGCTTCCCTGATCCACAACCTGCTCAAGACCCGTCCTCCGGACATCAATCGGGCTTCCGGCCGCGGGCCCATGAGCGGCGGGATCAGTTAA